Proteins co-encoded in one Candidatus Edwardsbacteria bacterium genomic window:
- a CDS encoding SPFH domain-containing protein: protein MAKIMEVIEYFDNTGNQLVHRVPEDGSGETKIGSQLVVRESQQAVFFRDGKAMDVFGAGRHTLTTMNLPLLTGLLKGVFDGKSPFRVEVYFVNSKVFTDLKWGTSEPIPFRDTELQMIRLRSFGIYSTRVKDPQLFVNKMVGTQGFYTTEQVDGFLKNVIVSRLADYLGENYKTILDVAQHYDELGAGLKARLQEDFGKYGLEMVDLYISAITPPPEVTARMDERAGMAAVGDLNQYMKFKAANAMGDAAKQEGGAAGAGVGMGAGIGMGMMMPGMLQQAMTSGPMAACPKCGTQNQTTAKFCSNCGGPMAVAPATTPCPKCGKPIAAGSKFCNDCGVKLG, encoded by the coding sequence ATGGCCAAGATAATGGAAGTCATAGAATATTTTGATAATACCGGCAACCAGCTGGTGCACCGGGTTCCGGAGGACGGCTCGGGCGAGACCAAGATCGGCTCCCAGCTGGTGGTTCGGGAGAGCCAGCAGGCGGTGTTCTTCCGGGACGGCAAGGCCATGGACGTCTTCGGGGCCGGACGCCATACGCTGACCACCATGAACCTGCCACTTCTGACCGGATTGCTCAAAGGGGTCTTCGACGGCAAGAGCCCCTTCCGGGTGGAGGTCTATTTTGTCAACTCCAAGGTCTTCACCGACCTGAAATGGGGCACCTCGGAGCCCATCCCCTTCCGCGACACCGAACTGCAGATGATCCGCCTGCGCTCCTTCGGCATCTACTCCACCAGGGTCAAGGATCCCCAATTATTCGTCAACAAGATGGTGGGCACCCAGGGATTCTATACCACCGAGCAGGTGGACGGTTTTTTGAAGAACGTGATCGTGTCCCGCCTGGCCGATTATCTGGGCGAGAATTACAAGACCATCCTGGACGTGGCCCAGCATTATGATGAACTGGGCGCCGGACTAAAAGCAAGACTGCAGGAGGATTTCGGCAAGTACGGCCTGGAGATGGTGGACCTGTATATCAGCGCCATCACCCCCCCGCCGGAGGTGACCGCCCGGATGGACGAGCGGGCCGGGATGGCCGCGGTGGGAGACCTCAACCAGTATATGAAGTTTAAGGCAGCCAATGCCATGGGCGATGCCGCCAAACAGGAGGGCGGCGCGGCCGGAGCCGGGGTGGGCATGGGCGCCGGGATAGGAATGGGCATGATGATGCCCGGCATGCTGCAGCAGGCCATGACCAGCGGACCGATGGCCGCCTGTCCCAAGTGCGGCACCCAGAACCAGACCACCGCCAAGTTCTGCTCCAACTGCGGCGGGCCGATGGCGGTAGCCCCGGCCACCACCCCCTGCCCCAAGTGCGGCAAGCCGATAGCGGCTGGCAGCAAGTTCTGCAATGACTGCGGGGTGAAACTGGGATAG